The DNA sequence GGCCGAGTCGCTGGAGAACGCCGGCCGCGAGGCGGGCATCGAGATCGTCGTCGAGACCCAGGGCTCCGCCGGCTTCACCCGGCTCGACCCGGCCGTGATCGCGGCGGCGGACGGCGTGATCTTCGCCCACGACGTCCCCGTACGGGAGAAGGACCGCTTCGCCGGCAAGCCCACCGTCGACACCGGCGTCAAGGCGGCCATCAACCGCCCCGCCGACCTGATCGCCGAGGTCCGTGGCAAGGCCGAGCGCGGCGAGGTCACCGGCGTGGCCGCCGCCTCCGGCGGTACGCCCGTCGAGCGCGCCGGCGACAGCGGCGAGGGCTACGGCACCAAGCTGCGCAAGTGGCTGATGTCCGGCGTCAGCTACATGGTGCCGTTCGTCGCGGCGGGCGGTCTGCTCATCGCCCTCGGCTTCGCCATCGGCGGCTACGAGATCAACAAGGCGCCGTCGGTGATGGACCACTTCGTGTGGACCCAGGCCGACAGCTGGGGCGCGCTGCTCTTCCAGATCGGCGGCGTCGCCTTCGGCTTCCTCGTCCCGGTCCTGGCCGGGTACATCGCCTACGGCATGGCCGACCGGCCCGGACTCGTGCCCGGCTTCGTCGGCGGCGCGATCTCGCTCACCATCAACGCCGGCTTCCTCGGCGGCCTCGCGGCCGGTCTGATCGCCGGTGGTGTGGTGATCGCGATCCAGAAGGCGCGCATCCCCACCGCGCTGCGCGGCATCATGCCGGTGGTGGTGATCCCGCTGATCTCCGCCGCGGTCGTCGGATTCCTGATGTTCGTCGTGATCGGCAAGCCGATCGCCGAGGCGCAGAAGGGCATGACCGACTGGCTGAACGGCCTCACCGGCACCAACGCCGTCCTGCTCGGCGCCCTGCTCGGCCTCATGATGTGCTTCGACCTCGGCGGCCCCGTCAACAAGGTCGCCTACACCTTCGCCACCGCCGGGATCGCCGTCGCGAGCCCCAGCGACTCCGCGATGAAGATCATGGCCGCGGTGATGGCCGCCGGAATGGTGCCGCCGCTGGCGATGGCCCTGGCCACCACGGTCCGCGGCAAGCTCTTCAACCGGACCGAACGGGAGAACGGCAAGGCCGCCTGGGTCCTGGGCGCCTCCTTCATCTCCGAGGGAGCGATCCCGTTCGCGGCGGCCGACCCGCTGCGCGTGATCCCCGCCTCCATGGCGGGCGGCGCCGTCACCGGAGCCCTGTCCATGGCGTTCGGCGCCACCCTGCGCGCCCCGCACGGCGGCATCTTCGTGGTCCCGCTGATCGGCAACCCGCTCCTCTACCTCGTCGCCATCGCCGCCGGTGTCGGTGTCACCACCGCCCTGGTCATCGTCCTCAAGGGCCTGCGCAAGCCCGCCCCTGCCGCCGCCGGGACCGGCGAGGACACGTCCGCTGCGGCCACGGGCAGCGCGGGCAGCAAGGAGCCGGTGGCCGCCTAGAGCCACGACGACGCGTCCATATGGGTAGGTATGGGTGGTTCATGCCTACTGCGATATAGATCACGCTCATCACGATCCGGGTTCACCAGCCCGGATCGTGGTGTCTACTGGGCCGCATGCGTGAGCACGAGACGATCTCGCGGACCACGGGTGCCACCGTCATCACCCTGGTGGCCGTGGTCTGCGCGGCGGGTCTGGCCGGTGCCCTGCGGCGTCGACGCGGGCGGATACGCGAGCGCGCGCGAGAGCGCCGGGAGGCGGCCCACCGGCACACGCCGCACGGCACCCCGGCCATCCCCCGCCAGCGAAGGACGGGCCCGGCCGCCGAAGCGGTCCACCTCACCGAAGCGGAACGCGACGCGTTCGCCGGGCTGGTACGACGCCTCAGCGAAGGGCGCTGAGCCTCAGCCTCGTCAGCATCAGGAGACCTGCGCCGCCCGGCGCTCCATCGCCTCCCGCGCCGCCTCCTCGCTGACATACACCTCGCACATGTGGCGCCCGTCGGGCGTGACCGTGTGCTCGACCTCCCACAGGGACAACTCCGCGCCGTCACCCAGCAGGAACGCGTGCTCGTAGAGCGAGAAGGCCAGCCGCGTACGCCCCGCACGGGACGGCCGGCCGAAGGCCTGCGTGATCCGGTGCGCGCACGCCGTGGCCAGCAGGGCGGCCGTCTCCGCACCCGGCCGGTCCACGTTCTCCGCCCGGCGCAGTAAACGGCGCGCGTGGTCCGCGGAACCCTCCGGGACGTAGACGTGCCGCAGGGCGGGGGCCGGAGACAGCTGCACCGTCACCGGCAGCTCGAAGTCCGTGGTGTCCGGCGGCAGCGGCAACCGGGCCGTGGCCGTGCGCAGTTCCTCCTCGTCCACGTACACCTCGTGCTGGGGCTCGGCTCCCGCGGCGGTGTTGTGGACGAGCTCCCACAGGGTGAGCGCCGAACCGTCGGCGAGCAGCCAGGTGTGCCGGTACGTCTCCCGGTGCAAGCCCGCGCTGTGGTGCGCGGAGTGCAGCGAACTGTCGTGCACCAGCGCGCAGTCCAGCCGGCCGACCGTCTCGTCGGGCAGCTCGAAGGAGTTCAGGGCGCGGCCGAGGAGTCGCGCGAGGTGCTCCTCCGGAGACTCGGGTGGATCGGGTGGTTCGTACGCTTCCGTCTCGTACGGAACGCTCAAGGTTTCTCCCGGCGTTGCTGCATGTCACCTTGTGGGTGCATACCGTAGCCCCTCGGCCGGACATCATGTCCCGGAACCGAGAAATCGGATGGCGGGGGAACGAGCGGGTCGCGGGAGAAATTCCCGGGCCGCCCGACGGGGCGGCCGGCGAGCGGTTTCTTCACCGTTCCCCGTACAACTCCCCGTGATTCGGCCACGATCCGCCCGGCCCGTCCACCGGCCCGGCGGCCCGTACGGCTCGTACGATCGCGCGGGTCACCAGGTCCGCGCCCGCCGCGAGCACCTCGTTGAGGGCCAGGGGATCCGCCGCGTCCAGCGGGCGCTCACCGGTGGCCAGGGTGAACACCGTGTCCCCGTCGCTCAGCAGATGCACCGGCCGGACCGCTCGCGCGATGCCGTCGTGAGCGGTGCCCGCCAGTTTCTGCGCCTGCGCCTTCGACAGGTCGGCGTCGGTGGCGACCACCGCGAGCGTGGTGTTCAGCGGGGGAGGCGCGTTCCGCTCGGCCACCTGCGCGAGCCGGCGCAGCGCCGCCTCGTGCACCTCCGCCGCCGGGTAGCGCACCCGGCCCTGGAACAACTCCCCGTACAGCACCCCCGTTTCCGGATCCAGTGCCGACCCCGCCGCGTTGGCCACCACCAGCGCGGCGACCGTGATGCCCGACTCCAGCACCGCGCTCGCGGTGCCGACACCGCCCTTCAACTGGCCCACCACCGCGCCCGTGCCGGCGCCGACACAGCCCTGCTCCACCGGTGCGCCCGGTCCGGTCGCCGCAGCGGCCTCGACCGCGGCCCGGCCCGTGGCCGCGTCCGGGCGGGCCCGGAAGTCGCCGCCCCGGCCCAG is a window from the Streptomyces capillispiralis genome containing:
- a CDS encoding P1 family peptidase; its protein translation is MTADALTDVAGVRVGHATRTGDGWLTGTTVVLAPEGGAVAAVDVRGGGPGTKETDALDPRNLVQRVEAIVLTGGSAYGLDAASGVMAWLEERGRGVRVGPDSAHVVPVVPAACVFDLGRGGDFRARPDAATGRAAVEAAAATGPGAPVEQGCVGAGTGAVVGQLKGGVGTASAVLESGITVAALVVANAAGSALDPETGVLYGELFQGRVRYPAAEVHEAALRRLAQVAERNAPPPLNTTLAVVATDADLSKAQAQKLAGTAHDGIARAVRPVHLLSDGDTVFTLATGERPLDAADPLALNEVLAAGADLVTRAIVRAVRAAGPVDGPGGSWPNHGELYGER
- a CDS encoding DUF6227 family protein codes for the protein MSVPYETEAYEPPDPPESPEEHLARLLGRALNSFELPDETVGRLDCALVHDSSLHSAHHSAGLHRETYRHTWLLADGSALTLWELVHNTAAGAEPQHEVYVDEEELRTATARLPLPPDTTDFELPVTVQLSPAPALRHVYVPEGSADHARRLLRRAENVDRPGAETAALLATACAHRITQAFGRPSRAGRTRLAFSLYEHAFLLGDGAELSLWEVEHTVTPDGRHMCEVYVSEEAAREAMERRAAQVS
- a CDS encoding PTS fructose transporter subunit IIABC, giving the protein MSDMITADLVDLDLDLSADTKEAAARALAGRMVALGRVTDLDGFLADVAAREAQMPTGLDGGIGIPHCRSTHVTEPTLAFGRSGAGIDFGAADGPADLIFLIAAPAGADDAHLTILSSLARQLMNAEFTTALRSVGDAAAAAALIRGDEPPTAAGSGTADSVAAPAAASAGAATVTDEPKPKPAPSPVTDGAEATPVAPGATPVAPGAATAAPGAATAAAGAERRPFRVVAVTSCPTGIAHTYMAAESLENAGREAGIEIVVETQGSAGFTRLDPAVIAAADGVIFAHDVPVREKDRFAGKPTVDTGVKAAINRPADLIAEVRGKAERGEVTGVAAASGGTPVERAGDSGEGYGTKLRKWLMSGVSYMVPFVAAGGLLIALGFAIGGYEINKAPSVMDHFVWTQADSWGALLFQIGGVAFGFLVPVLAGYIAYGMADRPGLVPGFVGGAISLTINAGFLGGLAAGLIAGGVVIAIQKARIPTALRGIMPVVVIPLISAAVVGFLMFVVIGKPIAEAQKGMTDWLNGLTGTNAVLLGALLGLMMCFDLGGPVNKVAYTFATAGIAVASPSDSAMKIMAAVMAAGMVPPLAMALATTVRGKLFNRTERENGKAAWVLGASFISEGAIPFAAADPLRVIPASMAGGAVTGALSMAFGATLRAPHGGIFVVPLIGNPLLYLVAIAAGVGVTTALVIVLKGLRKPAPAAAGTGEDTSAAATGSAGSKEPVAA